One Triticum dicoccoides isolate Atlit2015 ecotype Zavitan chromosome 3B, WEW_v2.0, whole genome shotgun sequence genomic window, GTCGTCTGCGTCCGTCTTATAAGCAGAGGTGCTTACGTCCCTGCTCGAAGGCGTAGTTCAGCAAGGCTTTCTTTGTTCTCGTTCCGTACTTTATTAAAAAAATCAAGTTTATAAAAGAATAGATCAACATCTACAACACCAAAATTGCTtccatagattcattatgaaatataTTTTTCAATTATATATCTatatatttgatattgtagatTTAGCACATTTTTCTATAAATTTTTTTATCAAACGTTAAAAGGATTGGCTTAGAAAAATCCTAGAACTTtgactattttggaacggagggagtaatacataGCAGGTGGGTTCTAGGAGTGGGGTtttttggagctcggcctccatggaggccggaaTTTTTGTAAAATTCAAAACTGAAACTTCCCAGCTTAAAAAAAAGAAAATCAGGAAAAAAAGTTGTACAAGTAAACAAGGATCTGATGtctatgtgtgtaaaatttcaggacAAAATACCTTGAAATGCTATCTATGCAAAAACAACAAATTCATGCACTTTGAGGATGAATGTGCATCTACCGAAAAGCCTCTATTTTTTGTGTGTAGCACTCATTTTAACTTATTTcatcctgaaaatttacacacttgtGTATTATGTCTCTAAGTATATGTGTATTATTTTTTTAAACAATGAAACGTGTGAATTTGAATTTTGGTCATTTCAAATTCGGcatccatggaggccgagctccattgaGCATTTTCAGAGTTTCTGTGGTCTATTGGTATAGTAGCATTCGAACTTTGTTTACTTTTCCTCATAGAAGAATTTATGATTACTCTTTTCCCCTCTCCTTCCCAATGTTCATCCTCCAGCCGCTGCTCCTCCCCAATCCATATCCTCCGTCGTTCAACGCGCTCTCACACCGTCATCGGAAGTGTGTTCTGGCTGCGGTTCTTAGCTTGAAACGATGAAAGGTTGCATTGATTTTTTTTTTGTATATACTTCTAATTTAATACAACTACAATCTATTTTTTTCTGTTCCGTTGCAACGCGTGAACATTACACATGTAAAAGAAAAGTTGAATTCATCATAGTCACTCAAATACCGGGCCCATATCGAGCCCAGCCCAGCCCATTATTCAGCGCCGAGCTTGACCACTGGTGAAACAGCCTCCTTCCTcccttgtctcaaaaaaaaaaagcctCCTTCCTCCCAAACCCAAACCCTCGCTTCTACGAGAAAGAGAGAAAAAACCATACCTTGCCGCCGTCGCCGGCGCTCTCGCTCCCTCCTCCGCTCCGCTTCTCCCGCTCCCACCGGCCGGCATCGGATCGACGGGCGAGCTGTCTCATCCGAGAGCTCAGCGGCAAGGGAGCagcgacctcgtcgtcgacggcgacCTCGAGGCCGGCCACGGCGTCTAGGTCTTGCAGCGGCCACCAGGTACTAGTTCAGGTACGGCCACCAGGGACTTTCCTCCGTCGCCAGAGTCGCGTTGCTAATGTCAATGCCCAATTTCGAGCCGGAATAAAGACCTTCTTTTTACTGCTCCTCTGTCAGACTACTCTCATACGCATCCTTAGTTCATCAATGCTCTTATTATTATCCCACTAATCTGGCAAACCAGCTCACTATTTACTGTCCCGAAACGAGAGAAATTACAGATGTGAAATCTTGGTACTCCACCTCGCGATTAATTAGCCTGCTGTGTGTAAATTGTGCTTGTGCTGTTGCTTTTCCTTTGCTTTCTTGTCCCCGAACAATTACCTTTCTAGCTTATTATGCCTGCCACACCAGTGTCGCTTCCAAATCCATGACTTTTGTCAGTTTATCTTGTGGTCTTGTGGAACAGGCGGAGAAAGGAGCGGTGAGATTGTGTTGATCAACAGGTTTGGATCTTGGTTTCAGTCTGTAGTACCAGCAGCACCAGCAAGCAATTTAGTTCTCGTACCCTTGAGTTTTGTTGGCGATGAACGGCAAGAACTCCAACAAGAAAAGTGCCGAAGCTCCAAGAGAGGGAGACCCTTGGATGGATGTCAGAATATTGAAGGAGACCCTTGACTGCACCGTCTGCTTCGAACACTTCAGGACTGAGATCTATCAGGTAAATGCACCAAGTATatgttcttttttgtttttgtcaaATTATTATATGTGCATGTTGATATTGACTTGTCTTTAAACTTGAGCAAGTGAAGAGCTTTGATGAATTATCACTGAATGTAGCTCTTCGTGCCAATAAAGAGTTTCTTGTGTAGGCGTAATAGCTATGGTAGCTGATAAAATAATGAAATGTGTAGCACTAACCTATCATCTTGTTGTGTAGTATATTCTGTTTTCCCCTTCTTATTTATGTTGACCATGGGTCCCAGTTAATCGTTTCATTTCCACAGTGTTCTGTTGGGCATTTCATATGCTCATCTTGCCGCGACAAGATACTTGACAAGAAGTGCCCCACATGCTCTATCAAAACTTCCTTCAACCGCTGCTTTGGGATGGAACATGTCGTTCAGTCAGTCGCATTTCCTTGCTCCAATGCTAAGTATGGATGCAGAGAGGGTCATGCTTACTATCAGAAGGGAAGGCACGAGAAAGTATGCATGTATGCTCCATGCTTCTGCCTAGCGCCCGACTGCAGCTTCACTGGGCCAACGTCCGAGCTCCTGGACCATCTCACCATCTATCACGTGTCTCCATGTACAGATCTCCCAGATTCTGGGACGGTGTCTCTCCGCTTAGACCCGGGCATACATGTTCTGGCACCCCCCAACAAGAGCACCAACTATTTTTTCCTGCTCAACATGGAGCCAGAGCGTCTTGGATATGCTATCTCAGTCGTCTGTGTCCAACCTAAAGCTACGGAACCCAAGTTCACATGTAGTATTAAGTGTGACTGCTCTGGGACAGGCTATTGTATAAGTTCAAGTTTCCAGATAAAAAGCACTACACTCTCTGATGGGCTACCGACGCACTATGACTTAATTCCGCCCAAGGGAAAGATTTCTTATGATAAAAACTTTATCATGGTTGGAATTACCATTCATCAAGCTTCAAGTGTCAGCAAATCCCGTGTTCTAGGAAAGGGCCCGACTTCTGCTCCAATGACCCTGTTTCCTCGTCGTTCTGATGACGATGGCGATATACTCTGCAGATCATGTGTTCAAGGAAAGGGCCTGAGTTCCACTGGAAATCTCCTGTTTCCTGATTATTGTTCTCATGAAGATGATGATATACTATTATACCTTTAAGATTCAAGCGTGCTCTTCAATGGTAGTCCATATTTGATTAAGGGGTCGATTGATGATATACTGTTAAGATCTGATTGGGCTTGCCGTTAATATGCCTGGGTGGGTTTCACCATTCTGGCTGCAGGATATATGTAGGTCGAGAGTCTGTACGATCCAAGTATCGGAGCTGTTTTGACAATGTGGCTTCTTTATGTGTTTTGTTGTCCGGAACTCGTGCCGTGGCATGTGAGGCTGTCCTTGATGTACTAGAAAAATATTATTGCTATGTCAGTAGATTTGTTTGCATGAACCACTAACTTGCAGTTATCCTGTTTTATAATCTTGCACAATAACAGGGATGCATTCTCTCTTCCAGTTTCTTTGTGCATTCACGAGAGCCCAATGTTGCAAATATTGGCAATATCGGGATGATGATGAAATGTATTATTTTACTGAATTATAATTATATTGTTATTTATATGTATGCACAAAGACCAAGCTATACATAGTGGTAATACTGCCAGGCACAATACTGTCTGCTACTATATGATGGCAAAATTGCACCTGGTTACTATGTCTGCGCTTTTAAGAAGTTGGTCATCACATGttactttttcaagtttgaaacAACTGAAATATGTCCACATATCCTTGTAGGGATGGCTAGGCATAGATTAAACTTACTGTATTTCCAAATATTGCTTATTGGATGCCATGCCATAATGTTTTGTTGGTGTTTTAGGATAAGGATATTAAACTTTTTGAACCCGTTTAAATAAGTTTATAGAGAGGATGTATGTTGTGGCAATGTTGTGAGGTTCCGCTGAAAGTCACAAGTGCTTCGAGTTTGTATGCTGTAGCAATGTTGAAACTTAAAAAGCTCAAATACTAACCTGATTAGGAATTTTAAAACTAATTGTGTTCCCTAAAATTGAAAAAAAAGGGTGAAACTTAAAAGGCTCAAATACTATCTGATTAGGAGTTTTGAAACTAATTGCGTTCCCTGAAATTGCAAAAGAAAAGTGAAATTAAGCAATTGATTTTACCCAAAATCAAGACGGGTAAAGAAAGATGGGAGAGTTGCTGGAACATGAGGCCCGTGGGTTGACCTGGACTATGCTAAAAAGAGGCTCGCACGTCACCTTGTAACAGACAGGTGCCACCAGTCAGAACTTCTACCGAAGTCCCATTAAGGGGTCACTAGTGCTATTTGCAACAAAGCTGCTTggagatttttttgaatttgtttgcaAAAAAAATGCTATCTTTAAATATTGTTCTAAATGTGGTGCCATTTTGTAATTTAGTTGATCAGAATTGTTATCAAGCTGTCTTCTTTTTTTGCGATGTATTAAACATTTGTCATCTTTGTCTGTTGATGGATAAATATCTTAAACTAGTAGTCCGCTGAAATGTGCAGTCGCTTCAAACATATTCTTCTGTGGGGATCTTATAAAATGATTATCAAACCCCTAGGAGAGGCGATCTCTGGGCACATAGTGCCACCACTCCTCTGTTGGTAGGTCGCCGCCCCCTTCTTTGTTGGCTAAGCCAATGTGGAAGTGTGGGAGGCCTCAATCCACCGAATGGAGTTATAGATTACCTGATTTGAGACTTTTAGATAGGCTTTGTTCGTCGCTGCGGCCCTTCTAGCCCAGGTGGCGGCGGTGCTCAATGAAGTCTTCTCGGGTTGGGCATTTTTTTTTCTCAAATATATAAATGTGAATGTAAAAAgtagaaaatgttaatcatgtgtacGAAATTTTGATGTGACAATCATAAAATGTCACACATTTCAAAAGAAATGTATGTGACATTTAAAAAATATACAAATGAAAAAAAAATGCTTGTGTAATTCAATTAAAAAATTGTACATTAAAAAAATGTACGTTGCATTTTAAAAAAATCATTCAAAAAATgaatatatctagatgtattttagttgtagatacatccatttttgtgacaagtaattccgaacggagggagtaactcgtAACAAGTACGCACAAATTAATGTCAAGCTATGCATTGCAGCGATGCAGCTAGGCATAATGATGAAGTATGTAACTATTCGATGTCGCATAAGTTATAACAGATTATCATGTCTATGGTTTTAACAAGTTGGTGACTAGAGATGATTGTTTTAGAATTGAGAACCACTAACTTTCAGTAACTGTGTTTTATAATCTTGCACGAAAATTTGATTGCCTTCTCTTTCAATTATGTGTGCACACATGACGTTCCAAGGTTGCAGATGTTAATAAGATTATTTCTTTTGCTGAATCATAAATCGTAACTTGTACGCACAAATTAAGTCCAAGCTATGCATTGAGTGATGCCGCTAGGTGTAGTAAATGAAGTATATAATCATATGCTGACAAATACACCCCTcgtttcataatgtagtgcgtATAGATTGTTTCAAAAGTTAAACTTTAACCAAGTTTATGGAGGAAACTATTTATATCTATACTAccaaatatataaaatatgaaactacatactatgacgaatctaatgatatatgtttggctttctagatgtaaatatttttctccacaAACTTGATCAAAATTTATGAGGTTTGACTTTGCAAAAATCTATATGTACTAGTACATTATAGAGCGGGGGATAAAGTTATAATAAACTACTCTGTCTACAATtttagcaagttggtcactaggtGTTTCGGTTTCAAAATTGAAGCAAACCGAAATATATTCATATAGCACTATAGATCTAGGCATAGATTAAACTTTCTCTATGATCAAATGTCGATTATTGGATATGGTGCCATCTTTTTCTGTTGGTGTTTGTAGGACAAAGTTGTTGTTCAAGTTTTATGAGCACGTATTAAAGCTTGCAAAAGAGGAATGACAATTTTAAATAAGTAAAGTTTATAAAGGACAAAGATGTTGTTAAACTGTTATGAACATGAATTAAAGCTTACACAAGTGGAAGGACAATTTTTAAAGTTTGAAATATTACATATGTGACTTGTCTTCGGTTTTCAAACTATTTTAAAGTTTGTTAGGAGAGGCAAAATTAAGGAAAAGAggaagggcatttttttaagttttTAAAACTATTTTAAAGTCAAATTTATTTTTGAGTAACTTTTGAATTTACATTTTTTGAGAAGAAACTTTTAAAGTTACATTTTTTTAGAAGATTTTAAAGTTACATTTTTTGTGAGATATTTTAAAGTTACATATTTTTGAGAAACTTTTAAAGTTACAATTGTTTTTTGAGAATACTTTTAAAGTTACATATGCGCGCACGCACGCAAAATCAATTACCCATCACCCAGCCCACTCTCTCTTTACCCAAAGCTTGGCCAGCCACTCCGCTCTGGCGCCGCCGAACCTTCCGCTGCCGCGCCGCCGTCGCGCTCGCATCCTCcttttccccaactccctctctCCGGTCAGCCCGCGCGCGGGCGGCGGGGTCCAGTAGAGAGCTCGCCGGCGAGGGAGCATCAGTCTTCTCCCCACTTACCTCGGAGACGGAGGTCACCGGAGGCGGCGACCTCGTCTCCGACGGCGACCTCGAGCCAGCGATGGCGATCGACCAGGTCTTGCAGCGGACAGACCCCTACGGAGAAAACCCAGGTACGTCCGCATCGCTCTCGATTCGAAAACCTAGGTCCGTCGGCAGTGCCAAACTCTGAATCCGGAATGAAAATTTCTTCCTTTTACCGCTTCTCTGTCAGATTACCTGCATATGCATCAACGCTCTCATTACCCAATAATTTACTGCTATCCTATCGGCGCGCGCCTAATAGCGCAAATCGGCTCGAATACACTTTTCTGCCAGATCAAGAGCACCACCATATATTTGTTAAAAACTTGCTGGCCTCAACCTGTTTGATCAATTATTCAGCCCCGATTGCAAATGCTTGTTATGCACACCACACAAGTGCCATTTTGTGACTTTTATCTGTGTATCTTGTGGAACAGGGGAGCATAGCGGCGGTGAGATTGTGTTGACAAGCTATCGCGTGTTGCGTTTGTAATACTAGCACACACCGACCAAGCCAGTGCGTGTACCTTTGAATTGTGTTGGCGATGGATGGCAGTAGCTCCAGCAAGAGAAAAGCTGAAGcgcagggagagggagagagcagcgGCAAAAGGCTGAATGTCACCATGGGGATGGAGCACCTTGACTGCTCCCTCTGCTTGAAGCCCCTCAGGCCTCCAATACTCCAGGTAAATGCACGACGTGTTGTCCTgtctttcaactcaagcttttatCTCATTGATAAAGCTCAAGGTTAGATAAAAGCTTTGATGAATCTATCTTTGGACATGGTGCTACTTggcaaggacatgtttctcatgttGTTGTTTTATGTTTCTTGAAATTAAAATGTACATTTATGTTAAAATTTATCCTCATGGGACCCACTCAATTCTTTCTATTCCACAGTGCTCCGTGGGGCATTTCATATGCTCGTATTGCTGTACGTCTCAACTGGACAGCAAGTGCCATTTATGCTCTAAAGAGACTACATTCGAGCGCTGCTTTGGGATGGAACATGTTGTCGAGTCAGTCACAGTAGCTTGCTCCAATGAGATGTACGGATGTGCCGAGACAGTCACCTACTACAAGAAAGAAGAACATAAGGAGGCATGCCCATACGCCCCATGCTTCTGCCCAGAGTCTGGTTGTGGCTTCGCTGGACCAACAAAGGTGCTCCTGGAACATTTCACGACCCAGCACAAGTGTCCATTGACAACCCTCCCAGACTCTGGCACAGTGTCTCTCTGCCTACAGCCGGGCTTACATGTTTTGCAATGCACCAGTAACAGCTACTTTTTCTTGCTTAGCATGGCATCGGAGCCTTTTGGACATGTCATCTCAGTCGTCTGTGTCGAACCAAACAGGAGGAAATCCAAGTTCACATGTAATCTGAGTTACGACTGCATAACAACTGGCTGTTGTGGAAGTACAAACTGCCACATAAGGAGCTCTTCACTCTCTGATGGGCTTCCGACAGTGTATGACTTAATACTTCCCAAGGGAAAGGTTTCTGATGATGCAAACGGTATCATGCTTAGAGCCACCATTAATCATCAAACTATAAGTCACAGCAGATCTTGTTTTCGAGGGAATGGCCTGACTTCTGCACTTCAACAAAGGCCCGATACttgtgatgatgaggatgatgatgatgatataccTAAAAGTCGTAGAAGATCTCACCCTGctaaggaggaggtggtggaggaggaggatgagaatgATGAggacaatgaggaggaggaggaggaggatgaaagACCTTTACTTCTCAGAAGATCCCACCCTGCTGTTCAACGAAGGCCCAATACTTATGATGATGATGGGCaggtggaggaggacgaggagcatgCTAGACCTGCAAGTGTCAGCAGACCCCGTCTTCGAGGAACGGCTCCGGCTCGTGGTGTTCAACAAAGGCACTATTCTGATACCGATGATGATGATTATTTTCCAATAGCTTTCAGGAGACGCCATCTCCAAGGCACGCCTCCAGCTCCTGCAGTTCAAGAAAGGCACTATTTTGACACCAGTGATGAGGATGATTTACCTATAGCTTTCAGACCCTTTATTCGAGGAACGGCTTAGATTCCTGCAGTTTGAAGAAGGGGCGTATTCTGGTACTGATGGTGAGGATGAGAGGCCTTTATGTTCCACACTTCCCGTACGCTAAAGGTTTTCCGTGCACTTGCTGTTCTTCTGCCTGGCTTGCACCGTTCTGGTTCCAGGATATATATGTCAAGTCTTCATTTCTGGCCTCAAGTATCGCCTCGCCGTTGTTAAGCATTGCTGCAGCTCCATGAACACATTACTGGGCAGCGTGTGGCTGCAGAGTCTGAATGCAGCTTTGGGTTTGATGATGATGCCACTGATGCAATTTATGATGAAATCTAGCTCCTGGCAAAGTTTCTTCCATGGGCAACCTTCCAGATGATGTAACAGTCATGAATAAATTAGTAGAGGTTACCCTGAGTTTTTACAAGAACGCCTCAAGTTGCTTCAACAATGTGGCTACTAGAAAAGAGTACTGTATGTTATGTAGTAGTAGTACATTTCTCAGCATTTACATGGCTGCCTGCCGAGTGTGAACCATGACCTTTTGCAGTTATGATGTTTATATATCTCTTTTCCTTTTCATTTCTGCGTGGGTGCACGAGATCACAAGGTCACAGATAGCGGTGCAGTATCTGCTGGGTGATAAGATGCGATGTTTTTTTTTTTTTCTGAATTCGTGCAGTGGCTGATCAGATGTCTGGTTATCTGAAGACAGAAACAAAATTCTCTGTCATTTGGCAGCGGCTGATTTCTTTTTCAGCGAGTTATACTACTAGAGCTGTTGAACATGCAGAACAATTTATGTGGGAGAAATCATGAATTGTGCCGGTGAGCTATACCACTGTCCGTAGCTTCCTTTTATATCTATCAACTGAAACTTTTTCCACTGTTGTGTGAATAGTCAAGTCTACATTAGGATTCCATCTAGTCCAACATCAATCTACGTGGCAAATTGACAAAATCAAGTCAACAAATGCCCAGTCAACTCGTAATGGTCAACAAGTAAAGGAGAAGAATGAGCTAACAGGGAAAATCCGAAGACGAAGGCACAAGAGAAAAAAAAAGCTCAGTAGGTGAAGGTGTGAGTGGGTTAGTCCACCATAGCACCCAACCAAATTTTACATCACCATGGATATATTGGCCATGTATCAAGCGCTCCTATAGCCTATATAAATCCCCACATAGGCATGTAATCATTCACTCTCACTTGAATATAACTCAAGGGAGAGGCATTCGATTGACGAGAAGGACTTGGATAAAGTAGCTAGCTTCAAAAAACCTCGAATGGTTCAGAACGACGACGAGGGAATTTTGaggtggccttgtgttcgacctgaGGCACTAGTTGAACACTTCTCCTGTCAAAGGAAGGGAGGTCTTGAGGCGGCCTTGTCTTCGATCCAAGCTGTAGACCTGTAGTAGAGACACTCTCTTCATCACCTATCCCAACATAGGATTAAGTCAAGTCACGCTAGAACGAGACCACCGACCCCCACCCCCCTATTTTCTGTTGCCTCTACGACAACAATATCCAGTGTGTTTCCGtttgtgtgtttgtatgttgttggTTGTGTACATATACAATGCAGAGGTAGGAATCTGAACTCTTTGCAGTTGCATCATCTAGATATAAGGCAAAGAATCTTAAACTACCTTTTATTTCAAAAATCACAACAAAGTACACATACACAGACTTGTACTTAGCTAGCACTGTTCGTAAGAACCATTACTTAACACATGCTATCAGGAAGCCAGACGATGAGAGCTCAACTTCACAACCAAACATTGAATTTCCTTTGGGGTTTACGAAAAATCACATTGAGTTCAAGTGAAATAGATGCTGGCTTTGTGCCGTGATAGTTGATACAGCTGCACTTCCTTCTAGCATTAGTTGAACTAGCTTGCAACTGGGAAGATCAATCGCCTGTTCCAATGAGTTTCAACTGTTCGAGAAAACAAACAGACAAGAAGCGATGGCATCAGACATAcatacacaaacatttttttaaacatcACTAGTTAAATTAGTATCAAAAAGAAATTCCTGGAAAAGAAGGTATTGAAGAGAATTTAGGTGCCTTACAAGGTTATTATTTGGTACCCTCCAGTAGAACCCCTGGAGCAGGATTGGCGCGACGTTGCATGCTACCAGAACAAAAATCATTAGGGCATGCTTTCCCATCAACTCCATTGGGAGAACCGGCCTCTTGTAACCGTACACGTCCACCTAAAAAAATAATATTTATTACATAAAATGGAGAGAATCAAGTGAAATATTAGAGATAAATCCTACTCCATGTGCATGACAAAACTTTTTTTTCATGCTGCAAGGGCATGCTCAATCCAAGCATTTACGTCTGTGATGCTCTCCAGACTGAACTGTGTCCTACAAATGTTCAAGGCAGTGCTCCAAAGGCAACCAAAAACATGCATGACTCCAACGCTTTTGTTTCTCAGTTTCCTCTTCTCTAATTCATATT contains:
- the LOC119279126 gene encoding uncharacterized protein LOC119279126, whose protein sequence is MNGKNSNKKSAEAPREGDPWMDVRILKETLDCTVCFEHFRTEIYQLHMRARTQNQLPITQPTLSLPKAWPATPLWRRRTFRCRAAVALASSFSPTPSLRSARARAAGSSRELAGEGASVFSPLTSETEVTGGGDLVSDGDLEPAMAIDQVLQRTDPYGENPGEHSGGEIVLTSYRVSSSKRKAEAQGEGESSGKRLNVTMGMEHLDCSLCLKPLRPPILQCSVGHFICSYCCTSQLDSKCHLCSKETTFERCFGMEHVVESVTVACSNEMYGCAETVTYYKKEEHKEACPYAPCFCPESGCGFAGPTKVLLEHFTTQHKCPLTTLPDSGTVSLCLQPGLHVLQCTSNSYFFLLSMASEPFGHVISVVCVEPNRRKSKFTCNLSYDCITTGCCGSTNCHIRSSSLSDGLPTVYDLILPKGKVSDDANGIMLRATINHQTISHSRSCFRGNGLTSALQQRPDTCDDEDDDDDIPKSRRRSHPAKEEVVEEEDENDEDNEEEEEEDERPLLLRRSHPAVQRRPNTYDDDGQVEEDEEHARPASVSRPRLRGTAPARGVQQRHYSDTDDDDYFPIAFRRRHLQGTPPAPAVQERHYFDTSDEDDLPIAFRPFIRGTA